Part of the Oerskovia paurometabola genome is shown below.
GTACATGCTGCTGTTCGCCGACCCGCTGCTCGCCGACGACGCAGAGTTCTGGCGCAAGAGCGACACCGCCGAGGCACCCGTCCGCGACCTGTTCGAGCGCGGGCAACGAGACGGCGTGTTCGACCCGACCCTCACGATCTCGTGGGACCAGCGCACGCTGTGGTGGACCCTGTTCAATGCCTGGTCGGTCATGACCGAGGACTGCACGTCGCGCAGCGACGCGCTGCGCATGGCGGTCCGCAGCATCGAGGGCGTCGTGCTCGCGCCCTCCTCGCCCTCCCCTGCCCCACCCCCCGCCCCAGCGAGCCGCACCGAGAAGCCGAGGACCGCATGAAGACCATCCGCTGGGCGAGCCTGCTGACCGTGCTCGGTTGCGTCGTCGTGGGGCTCGTGAGCCTGTTCTCGCTGCTCCGCGGCCGCACGTGGGCCTGGTTCCCGCTGCTCGTCGCCGTCGCGGTAGGCTTCCGCGAGATCCGCTACCTGCAGCGCATCGACCACCAGCGCAACGCCCCGCGCTGACCCTGCGCCCCGGCTCAGGGGCCTCCCGGAAGGGATGTCCCCCATCCGACGGGCGCCCGTCATCCTCCGGGAGGACGAGGCCCCCGCCGAGGATGGGTCGGAGGGCCGATGTGCCCGCACCTCCTCCCCGAAGAGACTGGTAGCACGCCCCGCGACAGCGAGGGCGGCCAACTTTTCCTGGGGAGGAAGCCATGACCACACAGGTCACGACCTCGACGCCGATCCGCGTCGCACTCCGCGGCCACGACACGACGGCCCGCCGCGCGCGCTCGTCGGCTCGCCCTGCGGGCTCCTCCCCCACCTCACGGCCCGACGGCGGAGCGCCCCGCCCGCAGGAACGTCGCCCCGGTGCGTCGTCGGACCCGTCCGAGCGGGCGAACGGCTGGCTCGTCGCCGGCTCGGTCCTCGTGGCCATCGCGCTGTTCTCGGCGCTCGCGCTGAGCTCGTTCTCGACGCTGGGCTGACCGGCGACACCCCGTCAGGACGGGCGTGACCTCGAGGTCACGCCCGTCCTGACGCTAGAGCCGTGGGTCGACCGGCTCCGACTCGAGCGCGAGGACCGCGAAGACGGCCTCGTGCACGCGCCACAGCGGCTCGCCCGCGACCACACGCTCGACCGCCTCGAGCCCCAGCGCGTACTCGCGCAGCGCGAGCGACTGCTTGCGCCCCAGCGAACGGACGCGCAACCGCTCCAGGTGCTGCTCCCGGGTGTACTCGGGGCCGTAGATGATCCGCAGGTACTCGCGGCCGCGGACCTTGAGCCCCGGCTGGACGAGCCCCCTGGGCCCGCGCACCAGGTTCGCGAGCGGCTTGACGACCATCCCCTCCCCGCCGGCCCCGGTCAACTCCTCCCACCAGCGGACACCCTCGGCACGCGATGCGTCGTCCGCGGGGTCGACCACGAGGCGTCGCGTCGTGCGGAAGAGCACGGGGTCGGCCTCGACGAGCCGGTCGGCGATCCCCAGGTGCCACAGGTGGTCGCGGGTCGCGTAGGTCGCACCGGTCGGCTCGCCCGCCACGCCCGACCCGCTCGCGAGCACCTGGAACGGCGCGAGCTGCACGCCGTCGAGGCCGTCGACGGGCCAGCGGTAGCGCCGGTACGCCTGCGTGTACCGCTCGGTGTCCTCGGCCCGCGAGGCCGTGCGCGCCCGCAGGTCCCCGACGTCCACGCCGCGGGCCACGGCCGCGTCGAGCGCCGCGAGCGCCGCGGGCATGACGGCCCGGGCCGCGGCCCCGACGCTCGCGTACTGGTCGCGGATGAGCTGGTCGGCCTTCGCGGACCAGGGCAGGACCTCGGCGTCGAGCAGGAGCCAGTCGGCACCCAGCTCGTCCCACACCCCGGCCCCGTCGAGGGCCTTCGCGACGTGCTCGAGAAGAGCCTCCGCCGTCGGGCCGGAGAAGAGCGGACGGCCCGTGCGCGTGTGCGCGACCCCGCGCCCGCCCGGCTGCACGTCGACCCCGAAGCGCCGGGCCGACGCCCCGTACGCCTCGCGGCACACGAGCACCACGGCGCGCGAGCCCATGTGCTTCTCCTCGCACACGACCTGCCCGACGGCGTCGCCCGCGTACGCCGCGAACGCGTCCTCGGGGTGCTCGAGGTAGCCGGGGCGCTGCGACGTCGCGACGGGGCTCATGGTCGGCGGCAGGTACAGCAGCGCGCGCGGGTCGGTCGCGAACCTGCTCATGACCTCCAGGGCCCCGGCTGCGTTCTCCTCGGGGATCGTGATGCGCCCCCGCGTGCCCGTGACGACCGACCGGCGGCCGAGCACGTCGGTCACGTCGAGGACGTCGGGGTCGCGCTGCGGGCGAGCGGCCCCCTCGGCCTCCCCCGAGCCCTCCGCCGGCAGGAACGGCCGCGCCGGCTCGTAGTAGACCTGGGCCGCGGGCACCGACACGAGCTCCTTCTCCGGGTACCGCAGCGCGGAGAGCTTCCCACCGAAGACGCACCCCGTGTCGAGGCACATCGTGTTGTTGACCCACTCGGCCTCGGGCGTGGGCGTGTGCCCGTAGAGCACCGTCGCCCGGCCGCGGTACTCGTTCGCCCACGGGTAGCGCACGGGCAGCCCGAACTCGTCGGTCTCCCCCGTCGTGTCCCCGTAGAGCGCGAAGCTGCGCACCCGGCCCGACGCGCGCCCGTGGTACGACTCCTTGAGCCCGGCGTGCGCGACCACGAGCCGCCCGCCGTCCAGCACCAGGTGCGAGACGAGCTCGCGGCAGAACGTCTCGACGTCCTGGCGGAACTCCTCGGGCTCGTCGGCGAGCTGCGCGAGCGTCGTCTCCAGCCCGTGGCTGACGGTCACGTTGCGCCCCGAGAGCGCGCGCACGAGCTTGTGCTCGTGGTTGCCGGGGACGGCGAGCGCGTGCCCCGCCCGAACCATGCCCATCACGAGGCGCAGCACGCCCGGCGAGTCGGGCCCGCGGTCGACGAGGTCGCCCAGGAACAGCGCACGGCGACCCTCGGGGTGGGCGGCGTCGACCGGGCGGCCGGCGTCGTCGCGCCCGATCACGTAGCCGAGCTCGCCCAGCAGGGTCTCGAGCTCGGCGCGGCAGCCGTGCACGTCGCCGATCGCGTCGAACGGCCCGGTCTGGTCGCGGAGGTCGTTCAGCAGGGGCTCGCGGGAGATCGTGGCGCGGGCGATCTCGTCGACGCCGCGCAGCACGTGGACCTTGCGGAAGCCCTCGCGGCTCAAGGACTTGAGTGACGACCGCAGCGCCTGGCGCTGACGCTTGACGACGTGGTCGCCGAAGTCGCGGTCGGGGCGGGACCGGTTGCGCTCGATCGCGACGGACTCGGGCACGTCAAGCACGATCGCGACGGGCAGGACGTCGTGCGCCCGCGCGAGCGCGACGAGGCTCTTGCGCGCTGCGGACTGCACGTTGGTCGCGTCGACGACGGTCAGGTGCCCGGCCTCCAGGCGCTTGCTCACGATCGTCCCGAGCACCTCGAACGCCGCGGCCGTGGCCGACTGGTCGTTGACGTCCCCCGAGACGAGTCCCCGGCAGAAGTCCGACGAGACGGCCTCGAACGGCGCGAAGCGCTCGCGCGCGAACGTCGACTTGCCGGACCCGGACACGCCGACGAGCACCACGAGCGAGAGCTCGGGCACGGTCAGGACGCGGGGTTCCCCGCTGGTCACGTGCTGCTCGGTGGTCATGCCCGTGCCTCCGTCGATCGTACGAACAGCGCCATCTGCGTCGGTGCGCCCAACGCGCTCGGCCCCACGTCCTGCGGCCCGACGTCGCGGAACGTCACGGCGTACCCGTGGCGGTGCGCGACGCCGTCGGCCCACGCCCCGAGCTCGGCGCGCGTCCACTCGAAGCGGTGGTCCGCGTGCCGGTGCCCGTGCTCCCCCAGGGACGGGTACAGCGCGTTGTACTCGACGTTGGGCGTCGTCACGACGACCGCCCCTGGACGCGCCTCGGCGAACACGACCCGTTCGAGCGCGCCCAGGCGCGGCGGGTCGACGTGCTCGATCACCTCCATGAGCACCGCGGCGTCGAAGCCCGCGATCCGCTCGTCGCGGTACGTGAGCGAGGACTGCACGAGCCGCACGCGCTCACGCTCGGCGTCGCTCGCGTCCTCCAGGCGCAGCCGGGTCGCGGCCTTCTCGAGCTCGCGCGCGGCGACGTCGGTGCCGAGCACACGCGTGAAGCGGCGGTCGGCGGCGAGCAGCCGCAGGAGGGCGCCCTCGCCGCACCCGAGGTCGACGACGCTGCGCGCCCCGACCTCGTGCAGGGCCGCGACCACGGCCTCGGCGCGCTGCCGGGCGAGCGTGGGCGTCGTGGTCCCGACGGCGTCGCTCCCCGCGGCGGGGACGTCGCCCTCGGCGGGGGTCCCCACGGCCTCGGCGTCGGCGGGCAGCGGGCCGCCGTCGAGCGTCACGAGCCGGTCGGTCGCGTCCTCGACGTACCGGCGCTGGTGCGCGAGGTAGCGGCGCATGATCTGGTCCCGCTCGGGGTGCTCGGCGAGCCATCCCTCGCCCGCGCGCAGCAGCTTGTCGACCTCGTCGCCCGTGACCCAGTAGTGCTTGGCGTCGTCGAGCACGGGCAGCAGGACGTACAGGTGGTGCAGGGCGTCGGCGAGGCGGACCGTGCCGCTCAGGCGCAGGTCGACGTAGCGCGAGTCGCCCCACTCGGGCACGGTCGGGTCGAGCGGCTCGGGCATCGCCTCGACGGTCCAGCCCAGGGGTTCGAACAGGCGCTCGGCGAGCCCCGCACCGCCCCGGCAGGGCAGCGCGGGGACGTGGATCTCGAGCGGGATCGGGCCGTCTGCGAGCGCCTGCCGCGAGTCGCAGCGTCCGGTCATCGCGGTACGGAACACGGCACCGAGCGCGACCGCGAGCATCGAGGACGCGGCGTAGGGGCGGTCGTTGACGTACTGGGCCAGGGAGAAGGCGTCGCGGCCGCCGAAGCGCTTGTTGCGCACGATCCCCACGGGGTCGACCTCGAGCAGCAGCGCGACCGTGCAGCGGGCGGCGTCGGCCTCGGGGTAGAAGACGTGCGCCGTGCCGACGGGGAGGTCGAACGACTGGGCTCGCGCAGGGTGTTTGTGCAGCAGGTACCCGAGGTCGGTCGCGTCCAGAAGGGCTCCGTGCTCGACGGACCCGGCCGGTGCACCGGCGGTCGTCGTGAGGGTGACCAGCATGCTGTGCATGGTCCCACGGGGGCACAACGGATTTACGCTGGAGGTGGTCCGTGCGTCCGCGCGTCGACGACGACCGCGAGCGCCGCGTCCTCGACGGACGGAGCATCCATGTCCACGACACCGCAGGTCCCGGTCGGCGGTCCCGGCAGCCCCGGTGGCCCCGGTGGCCCGACGGGCGAGGGTCCGGGAGCCGAGGAGTTTGCCGAGCGGTTGTTCGCGTCGTCCCTCGGCGCCCTCGACGTCTTCTCGGTGTACCTCGGCGACCGGCTGGGCTGGTACCGGGCGCTCGCGGCCGACGGCCCCGCGACCTCGGCCGAGCTGGCCGCCAGGACGGGCACGCAGGAGCGCTACGCGCGCGAGTGGCTGGAGGGACAGGCGGTCGCGGGGATCCTCACGGTCGCGGCGCCCGACGCACGTGGACCCGGGGACGACGCTCCGGCGTCGGGCACGCCGGACGGCGCCGCACGGCGCTACGCCCTGCAGGCGGGGCCCGCCGAGGTGCTGACGGACGAGCACAGCCTCGCGTACCTGGCGCCGCTGCCCCGCCTGTTCGCGGCCGTGGGGCGCACGTTCGACGAGCTCCTCGACGCGTACCGCGACGGCGGCGGGGTGTCGTGGGGTCGGCTCGGCGCCGACGCGCGCGAGGCGCAGGCCGACCTGAACCGCCCGTGGTTCGAGCGCGAGCTCGCGGGCGCGCTCGGCCGCGTCCCGGACCTGCACGCGATCCTGTCCCGACCGGATGCCCGGGTCGCGGACGTGGGGTGCGGGGCGGGGTGGTCGACGGTCGCGCTCGCCCGCGCCTACCCGCAGGCGCGGCTCGACGGGTACGACCTCGACGCCCCGTCGGTCGACATGGCTCGCGCGAACGCGCAGGCCGCGGGCGTCGCGGACCGGGTGGCTTTCCACGTCGCGGACGCGGCGACCCTGCCCGCGGACGTGCTGCTCGACGCGGCGTTCGCGTTCGAGTGCACGCACGACATGCCGCGCCCCGTCGAGGTCCTGTCGGCGGTCCGGCGGGCCGTCCTGCCCGACGGCGCCGTGGTGGTCATGGACGAGGCCGTCGCCGACGAGTTCGTCGCGCCGGGCGACGAGGTCGAACGGCTCATGTACGGGTTCAGCCAGTTCGTGTGCCTGCCGGACGGCCTGTCGTCGTCCCCGTCGGTCGGCACGGGCACGGTCATGCGACCCGCGACGCTCGAGCGGTATGCGCTCGACGCGGGGTTCGAGCGCGTCGAGGTGCTGCCGGTCGAGGGGTTCAGCTTCTTCCGGTTCTACCGGCTGCACCACTGAGCGGCCACCGAGAGCACGCCCCCTGGCGCAGGCTCGGCGCTCGTCCGCTCGGGCTCCAGTATGTTCGTTCCGTGACCACCGCACCCGACCTCTTCGAGCTGCGTCCTGGGCGCCAGGACGACGTCGAGCAGTGCCTGGGGGTGTGGATCGAGGCGAGTGCCGCCCGCGACGGACGCCGTGTCGAGGGCGTCGGTGCTCGCGCCCGCGGGAAGTTCGACCAGAGCGTCGCGTGGACGGTCGCGACGGACGGCGTGGGCGACGTCGTCGGGTTCGCCGTGGGGACGCGTCCGGGCAGCGGACTGGCGAGCGACCCACCCGGGTCCGCGGTGCTCGGCCTGCTCGCGGTCGATCCCCGCGCCCAGGGTGCGGGCCTCGGCCGCCGGCTTCTCCGGGACGTCACCGGTCTGCTCGCTCGACAGGGCTACTCTCGCGCCGTGCTTCACGTCCTGACGGACAACGTCGGCGCGGTCAGCCTCTACGAGCGGCACGGCTGGGTTCCTCGGGGAGACCCGGTCGAGCACGCCCTGCTACGACGCGACTCGCAGACCTACGTGCGTGACCTGACGCGAGCGGACCATCACGACGGGGCGGACGCCTCGACCCCGACAGGCCCCCGCGCCTGACGAGGTGCTGGTGGACGTCCCGGCTGGCACCCTGGCCAGATGATCACCGAGCTGCACGTCGTCGACTGGCGCCGCCGCGTCCAGCACCTGTACGCGCACGTCCGCGACCTGGCCGTCGAGGACCCCGCAGCGGCGCACGAGTACTGGGTCGCGTCGCGCGACGCCCTGCTGGCCGAGCACCCGGCGTCGCCGATCCTGCCCGCGGACCGGCCCGCCTTCACCGGGGTTCCGGTCGGCCCGTACGACGCCGCGATGCGCTTCGAGGTGCCGCTCGTGCCCGACCCCGCGCGCGGCACCCCCGACGCCGCCCGCCTCGACGTCCCCACGGGCACCGACGGCGTGGTGCCGTTCGAGCGCGTCGGGCGCCTCGACCTCCCGGGCCTGGGGTCGCTCGACGTGTGGGCGCTGCGCTCGTACGGCGGCGGGCTGTTCGTGCCGGTCAAGGACCGGTCGACCGCGACGTACGGCGGCGGTCGCTACCTGCTGGACACGATCAAGGGCGCGGACCTCGGGTCCGCGTCGTCCCGTCCGGGGCCCGACGGCGACGCTCCCCTGGTCGTCGACCTCAACTTCGCGTACAACCCGTCGTGCGCGTACGACCCGGCCTGGGCGTGCCCGCTCGCGCCGCCCGGGAACACGCTCGCGGTCGAGCTGGCGTGCGGGGAGCTGGTGCGGGCCAAGGGCTAGCTGCCACCCTGTCTGCTCGACGGGGTCACGCACACCCACGGCGCGACCTGTGGAAAGGTCCTCGTCGTGACCAGCATCCCGGACGAGCGTCCGCTCCGTGTCCCCTTCCTCGACCGCGCGGGGGTCGAGGCTCTCGCCGCGATCGGGGTCGTCGTCCCCGCCCCGGACGCCGTGTGGGTCTCGGGGCGAGCCCGTTTCGCTCCCGGGGTCGTGCTCCACCCGACGGTCGTCGTGGAGTGCGACGGCACGTCGAGCGTGACCGTGAGCGAGGGAGCCGTGCTCCACCCCGGCACCCGGATCAGCGCGACGAACGGCGCCTCGGTCCGGGTCGGGGCCCGCACGACGCTCGGCCCGGGCGGCTGCACCCTCGTGGCCGACGGCGAGGAGCTGCACGTCGGTGCCGACGGCCGGTACCGCATGGCGCTCCTGCTCGGGCCGGGCACGTACGGCGACGGCTGCCAGGTCCTCGGACCGATCGAGGCCCGCGCCTGCACGCTCGAGGGCGGTCAGCCGGGCGACGCCCCCGACGTCGCCTCGCGCGGCGCCCTGCTCAAGGGGGCCGGGCGCGCGGCGGGCATCACGCTGCGCCGAGGTCAGGTCGTCAACGGCGCGGGCGACTTCCGCCGCGCACCGGTGGAGGATCAGACGGCGTACCACCCTGTCGGCCCCTCGAGACACGCGGGCCCGGTCACCGTCAGTGGAGCAGCGACTTCAACCCGATGATCAGCAGCCCGAACGCACCCGCGATCACCGTCTCGAGCGTCAACGCCCACCCCCGCACACCGGCCCGGTGCGACGCGAGGTGCCCGACCACCCCCAGCATCAGCACCGTGAACCACAGTGCGACCAGGGCGGCGTCGGCCACCCCCAGCCGGAGCACGCGCCCGACGAGGAAGACCACGAGCGCCGGGACCCCGCCGATCAGGACCCACACCTCCTCCGACGACGCCAGCCTCAGACGCTGAATGATCGAGTGGTCAGCGTCGCGGAACCGGCCCCCCAGCGCCGACACGTAGACGTGCGCCGCCCAGTAGATGATCAGGACGCCCGCGACCGCGAGGACCACGAAGTCGCTCGATGCGTCGTGCGTGCTCGACACCGCGAGCATGAACCCCGCGACGATGGCCCCGTAGAGGAAGTCCGCCGGGCCACCGCGCGAGAACCGCTCGCTCCACGCGTCCCGCTGGGCGTGGTGGTCGACGCTCTTCCACGAGCGCGCCGCGCTGTCTCCGCCCGGGGCGCGTCCCTCGTCGCCCGTCCCGGCCTCGTCGCCGTCCGTCATCCGCGTCGCCTCCCGGTCGTCCCCGCCTGCCGCCGCCTCTCTCGTCACTGTAGCGACGCCGTCGGGCCCCCCGCGCGGCGACCGACCGGGGACCACCTGACGAACGCAGCGCGCCCACCGTCCCTCGTCGCTCCTCCCCGGCCGCGCACGCCGTGTAGCGTCCCGTCCATGAGTGCCGCACGAAGCAACACGCACGCGCAGGCGGTGGACGCGGCGATCGAGCTGTTCACCCGCAAGGGCTACGAGCAGACGACCGTCGAGGACATCGCCGACGCCGCACAGATCAGCCGGGCCACGTTCTTCCGCCGTTTCCGATCCAAGGAGGACGTGGTCTTCGCGGACCACGAGCTGCTGCTCGACGCCGTCGTGGTCCTGCTCGGCGAGACCCGTCCCGCGGCGCGCGGGGTGACCCCCGAGGAGCTCGAGAACGTCGACCCGTACGTCGAGGTGTGCAAGGCCGCGCGGCTCGTGTTCGACCACCACGTGGGCCAGCGCGAGACGTCGGTCGCGCGGCACCGCCTGCTGCAGGACGTGCCCGCGCTGCGCGACCGCGAGCTCGTGACGACGCACCGCTACGAGCGCGCGTTCACGTCCTACCTGCGCGACTCGCTGCCCGCGGACACCCGCAACTCGACCGCGTCGGTCGCGTTCGCGGCGTCGGTCGTCGCGGTGCACAACGCGATCCTGCGGCGCTGGCTGCGCGACCCGGACCAGGACCTGCGCCCCGAGCTCGAGGAGGCGTTCGCGGACCTGCGCCGCGCGGCCCGCAACCCCGCCGGCCCGACGACGGAGCCCACCCCCGCACCCACGTCGCCTGCGCGCGGCTCGGGGGACGCCCTCGCGCGGTCGGGTGACGCATCGGGCCGCAGAGTCGTCGTGACCGTGCTCGACGGCGACGCCGACCCCGACGAGGTCGCCCGCGCGGTCCGCGACGCGCTCGCCTGAACACGTCGGGACGAGCCCTGGGCGCCCTGACGGGCCCGGGAATGCGCGAGTAGCATCAGAGGTTGCAGCACACAGCAAGCAGTACGCACGAACGTGCTCCGGGGTCGGTGCAATTCCGAGCCGGCGGTGACAGTCCGCGACCCGCGCCCACGCGCGGTTGACCTGGTGGAACTCCAGGACCGACGGTGAAAGTCCGGATGGGAGGAAGCACGTGCGGCACGGCCGTCCCGGCCGGGCCGGGCAGACGATCCGTCGAGCCCGCCCCCGACCAGCGGGACCGGCCTGGCCGTGGTGAGCGACGCCGTCGGGCAGCCCGGGAACGGGCGGACCGACCCGCCGCCCGCCCTCACCCCGGAGCCGACGTGCCCGGGACGACGAGGAAACACCCCATGGACCTGATCCACGCGCTCTTCGACGCGCAGCTCACGATCGGCGACCAGCACCTGCTGTGGCGCGAGATCGTGGGCAACGGGTTCGGGCTCGCGTCCGCGCTCGGCGGCATGCGCCGCAAGATCTGGGCGTGGCCCGTGGGGATCGTCGGGAACCTCCTGCTGCTCACGGTGTTCCTCGGGGCCGTGTTCGCGACGCCCAACCCCGTCAACCTGCTCGGCCAGGCCGGGCGCCAGGTCATGTTCGTCGTCGTGTCGGTGTACGGGTGGGTGCAGTGGCGCCGGACGCGCGACCGTCTCGGGGAGGCGGACGCCGACAGCCACGGCGTGGCGGTCGTGCCGCGCTGGGCCTCGTGGCGGCAGCGCGCCTTCCTGGTCGTCGCGCTCGTGGCCGGGACAGCGCTCCTGACCCCGATCTTCCGCGCGCTGGAGTCGTACGAGCCCGTGTGGGCCGACGCGTGGATCTTCATGGGCTCGCTGCTCGCGACGTACGGCATGGCCAAGGGCTGGGTCGAGTTCTGGCTGATCTGGGTCGCCGTGGACATCGTTGGCGTGCCCCTGCTGGTCGACGCGGGCTTCTACGCGTCGGCGTTCATGTACGTGTTCTACGGGGCGTTCACGCTCGTGGGCTTCTTCGTGTGGTGGCGCATCGACCGGCGCTCGAAGGCCCTGATCCTCGCGGGCGCCTCCCCCGCCGCGCCCACCACCGGGCAGGCCTGACGCCACCTCTTGCGCCCCGGTGGGCCGGGCGGATACTCGAAGGTGCGCCCCTGCTCGCGCGGGGCGCACCACGTCCGACCGCGACGGAGAAGGCGACACCATGACGACTCGACTCAACCCGTACCTGAACTTCCGGGACGACGCCCGTGCGGCGATCGAGTTCTACCGAGACGTGTTCGGCGGCGAGCTGACCATCAGCACGTTCGCCGACTTCCAGGCGGCCGACGACCCCGCCGACGCCGACAAGGTCATGCACTCCCAGCTCGAGGCGCCGAACGGCCTGGTCCTCATGGCCGCCGACACCCCGAGCTCGATGGAGTACTCGCCCGGCGGCGGCGTCGCGATCTCGCTCAGCGGCGAGCAGGCCGACGACGCCGAGCTCCGCGGCTACTGGGCCAAGCTGTCGTCGAGCGGCACCGTGACCGTGCCGCTCGAGGTCGCACCGTGGGGCGACGCGTTCGGCATGTGCGTCGACCGGTTCGGTGTGAGCTGGCTCGTCAACATCGCGGCCGCGCAGGGCTGACGTGCTGCCCGTGCGGGGCTGAGCCAGCACCGGTGCCCGTCGCCGACCGGACGACTCACTCCTCGGACGTGCGCCGGCGGTAGTGGTCCCACGACCGCAACGGCGGCTGCGACGCCTCGTGCGAGACGGCGTCGGACCCGACGGCCGACGCGAGGCGCAACGAGTGGTCCGCGGGCAGGCCGGCAGCGAGAGAGAGCGTCAGGGCGGCGCAGAAGGCGTCTCCCGCCCCGACGCTGTTCACGACCTCGGTGCGGTAGGCCGGCACACGGAGCGTCTCCACCCCGTGCTCGACCAGGGCCGCCCCGTCGCCGCCGTAGGTGACCACGACCCGCCGCGCCGACGCCACCTCAGGCATCGCCGCGTACTCGGTCTCGTTGACGACGACGAGGTCGGCACGGTCGACCAGCTCACGGGGCAGGGCGCGCGCAGGCGCGGCGTTGAGCGCGACGTAACCGGGGAAGGCCAGAGCCGCTGCGACGACGACGTCGAGCGGGATCTCGAGCTGAGCGAGGAGCACGTCGGAGTCGCCGGACCCCGCCGACGGCAGCCGGACGTCGTCGTTGGCGCCCGCGCAGACCGCGATCTGGTTCTCGCCCGCGGCATCGACCACGATGAGCGCCGTCCCCGTGGGGGCGCTCACGCGCGCGACCGCGTCGGTCCCCACCCCGGCCTCCGCGAGGGCCGCGACGAGTCCGTGCCCGGCCTCGTCCGTGCCGACCGCCCCGACCATGCGGGTGTCCGCCCCGAGCCGGGCAGCCGCGACGGCCTGGTTCGCGCCCTTGCCTCCCGGCTGCGCGGACAGCACGCCGCCACCGACCGTCTCTCCGGGCCCGGGGAGACGTGCGGTCCGCGCCGTGACGTCGTGGTTGATGCTGCCGAGGACGAGGATCCTGGGCAACGGGGGTGGGGTCGGCACGAGAGCTCCTTCGAGGGGTGGGTCAGGCTGAGGACGACTGGACGATCGCGAGCGGACCCGCCGCCGGCGACACGACGACCTTGGCGAGGTAGGCGGGGGTGCCCGAGAGCTGGGCGGTCTGGGTCAGGACGAGCACGGGGTCCTTGGCCTTGAGTCCGAGGAGCTGCCCTCGGGTGGCCCCGACCGTCCCGACGGCGACGTCGCACTCGGCGGCCTCGAAGACGGGGCCGAGGTCCGAGACCATGAGCCGCAGCAACGTCCCCTCCTGCTCGGCGTAGCCCTGGACACGCGCCGCGAGCTCTCTGGACACGTCGGAGAGGTAGCGGCCCGCAGGAAGGTGCTCCTGGATGATCGCGACCGGGTCGGTTCCTCGATAGGCGACCGACTCCCGGAAC
Proteins encoded:
- a CDS encoding polynucleotide kinase-phosphatase encodes the protein MTTEQHVTSGEPRVLTVPELSLVVLVGVSGSGKSTFARERFAPFEAVSSDFCRGLVSGDVNDQSATAAAFEVLGTIVSKRLEAGHLTVVDATNVQSAARKSLVALARAHDVLPVAIVLDVPESVAIERNRSRPDRDFGDHVVKRQRQALRSSLKSLSREGFRKVHVLRGVDEIARATISREPLLNDLRDQTGPFDAIGDVHGCRAELETLLGELGYVIGRDDAGRPVDAAHPEGRRALFLGDLVDRGPDSPGVLRLVMGMVRAGHALAVPGNHEHKLVRALSGRNVTVSHGLETTLAQLADEPEEFRQDVETFCRELVSHLVLDGGRLVVAHAGLKESYHGRASGRVRSFALYGDTTGETDEFGLPVRYPWANEYRGRATVLYGHTPTPEAEWVNNTMCLDTGCVFGGKLSALRYPEKELVSVPAAQVYYEPARPFLPAEGSGEAEGAARPQRDPDVLDVTDVLGRRSVVTGTRGRITIPEENAAGALEVMSRFATDPRALLYLPPTMSPVATSQRPGYLEHPEDAFAAYAGDAVGQVVCEEKHMGSRAVVLVCREAYGASARRFGVDVQPGGRGVAHTRTGRPLFSGPTAEALLEHVAKALDGAGVWDELGADWLLLDAEVLPWSAKADQLIRDQYASVGAAARAVMPAALAALDAAVARGVDVGDLRARTASRAEDTERYTQAYRRYRWPVDGLDGVQLAPFQVLASGSGVAGEPTGATYATRDHLWHLGIADRLVEADPVLFRTTRRLVVDPADDASRAEGVRWWEELTGAGGEGMVVKPLANLVRGPRGLVQPGLKVRGREYLRIIYGPEYTREQHLERLRVRSLGRKQSLALREYALGLEAVERVVAGEPLWRVHEAVFAVLALESEPVDPRL
- a CDS encoding 3' terminal RNA ribose 2'-O-methyltransferase Hen1, whose amino-acid sequence is MLVTLTTTAGAPAGSVEHGALLDATDLGYLLHKHPARAQSFDLPVGTAHVFYPEADAARCTVALLLEVDPVGIVRNKRFGGRDAFSLAQYVNDRPYAASSMLAVALGAVFRTAMTGRCDSRQALADGPIPLEIHVPALPCRGGAGLAERLFEPLGWTVEAMPEPLDPTVPEWGDSRYVDLRLSGTVRLADALHHLYVLLPVLDDAKHYWVTGDEVDKLLRAGEGWLAEHPERDQIMRRYLAHQRRYVEDATDRLVTLDGGPLPADAEAVGTPAEGDVPAAGSDAVGTTTPTLARQRAEAVVAALHEVGARSVVDLGCGEGALLRLLAADRRFTRVLGTDVAARELEKAATRLRLEDASDAERERVRLVQSSLTYRDERIAGFDAAVLMEVIEHVDPPRLGALERVVFAEARPGAVVVTTPNVEYNALYPSLGEHGHRHADHRFEWTRAELGAWADGVAHRHGYAVTFRDVGPQDVGPSALGAPTQMALFVRSTEARA
- a CDS encoding class I SAM-dependent methyltransferase, which translates into the protein MSTTPQVPVGGPGSPGGPGGPTGEGPGAEEFAERLFASSLGALDVFSVYLGDRLGWYRALAADGPATSAELAARTGTQERYAREWLEGQAVAGILTVAAPDARGPGDDAPASGTPDGAARRYALQAGPAEVLTDEHSLAYLAPLPRLFAAVGRTFDELLDAYRDGGGVSWGRLGADAREAQADLNRPWFERELAGALGRVPDLHAILSRPDARVADVGCGAGWSTVALARAYPQARLDGYDLDAPSVDMARANAQAAGVADRVAFHVADAATLPADVLLDAAFAFECTHDMPRPVEVLSAVRRAVLPDGAVVVMDEAVADEFVAPGDEVERLMYGFSQFVCLPDGLSSSPSVGTGTVMRPATLERYALDAGFERVEVLPVEGFSFFRFYRLHH
- a CDS encoding GNAT family N-acetyltransferase, with the translated sequence MTTAPDLFELRPGRQDDVEQCLGVWIEASAARDGRRVEGVGARARGKFDQSVAWTVATDGVGDVVGFAVGTRPGSGLASDPPGSAVLGLLAVDPRAQGAGLGRRLLRDVTGLLARQGYSRAVLHVLTDNVGAVSLYERHGWVPRGDPVEHALLRRDSQTYVRDLTRADHHDGADASTPTGPRA
- a CDS encoding DUF1684 domain-containing protein; protein product: MITELHVVDWRRRVQHLYAHVRDLAVEDPAAAHEYWVASRDALLAEHPASPILPADRPAFTGVPVGPYDAAMRFEVPLVPDPARGTPDAARLDVPTGTDGVVPFERVGRLDLPGLGSLDVWALRSYGGGLFVPVKDRSTATYGGGRYLLDTIKGADLGSASSRPGPDGDAPLVVDLNFAYNPSCAYDPAWACPLAPPGNTLAVELACGELVRAKG
- a CDS encoding TetR/AcrR family transcriptional regulator, producing MSAARSNTHAQAVDAAIELFTRKGYEQTTVEDIADAAQISRATFFRRFRSKEDVVFADHELLLDAVVVLLGETRPAARGVTPEELENVDPYVEVCKAARLVFDHHVGQRETSVARHRLLQDVPALRDRELVTTHRYERAFTSYLRDSLPADTRNSTASVAFAASVVAVHNAILRRWLRDPDQDLRPELEEAFADLRRAARNPAGPTTEPTPAPTSPARGSGDALARSGDASGRRVVVTVLDGDADPDEVARAVRDALA
- the pnuC gene encoding nicotinamide riboside transporter PnuC — its product is MDLIHALFDAQLTIGDQHLLWREIVGNGFGLASALGGMRRKIWAWPVGIVGNLLLLTVFLGAVFATPNPVNLLGQAGRQVMFVVVSVYGWVQWRRTRDRLGEADADSHGVAVVPRWASWRQRAFLVVALVAGTALLTPIFRALESYEPVWADAWIFMGSLLATYGMAKGWVEFWLIWVAVDIVGVPLLVDAGFYASAFMYVFYGAFTLVGFFVWWRIDRRSKALILAGASPAAPTTGQA